A window from Dromaius novaehollandiae isolate bDroNov1 chromosome 1, bDroNov1.hap1, whole genome shotgun sequence encodes these proteins:
- the SYTL2 gene encoding synaptotagmin-like protein 2 isoform X4: MSKVLDWFKRSSGAGDRKPRSARLQGREPKEDVDFSTRTAVLTTEHSGPSMNGKTQVMEELLFGKTEKLKSVSPPACILEDTQMIKERRKPKQGEKNEKENDKSLTEFDSRRAEEKESGQEIMQQNQKSSLLEHQEYKQPPQSCESEKALREKRSIREIRAFWEREKTIPSHGEKEASVSINGSDGSMLKGLRESDKIKPTAVYLPNGLDDQSNSMLQRSELSNESQALRNEHQNSFEFEPGHAAEKLERTLPSDGEVPECAKLPKVNNLQPRVRVTSSSPESKYKDEKEMFQRKGVSCSQEKPNFKVLSLKEKMNEKSKNHISNPSQFQSLRKFWDTGVKLQSSTEGHVSLRNNTGSITYQRESKEDKKGRGNLSKQELIQEQTQASEREKTEKLGSAVCKLPLESPTLKGLNLTQTKNTNSIQVVRKAFISKPKEKVGVPKQEAKEYLEKNIVSTKEHQNTFNSHLQKLPQVSLQLFQSPDDKDALKQEVAVDGQLCLSIETGEKMTIPSDVDLPKEPVESTTYQRDAESPREVSETIERSVAPSKSSGFSSAWEKLLKEAPETSPPAPRSSDSAEPRSHFQLASQQSYQRDAESPREVSETIERSVAPSKSSGFSSAWEKLLREAPETSPPAPRSSDSAEPRTAEMPVESTTYQRDAESPREVDETIERSVAPSKSSGFSSAWEKLLKEAPETSPPAPRSSDSAEPRSHFQLASQQSYQRDAESPREVSETIERSVAPSKSSGFSSAWEKLLREAPETSPPAPRSSDSAEPRTAEMPVESTTYQRDAESPREVDETIERSVAPSKSSGFSSAWEKLLKEAPETSPPAPKSSDSAEPRTAEMPVESTTYQRDAESPREVSETIERSVAPSKSSGFSSAWEKLLREAPETSPPAPRSSDSAEPTSHFQLASQQSYQRDAESPREVDETIERSVAPSKSSGFSSAWEKLLKEAPETSPPAPKSSDSAEPRTAEMPVESTTYQRDAESPREVSETIERSVAPSKSSGFSSAWEKLLKEAPETSPPAPKSSDSAEPRTAEMPVESTTYQRDAESPREVSETIERSVAPSKSNGFSSAWEKLLKEAPETSPLAPKSSDSAEPRSHFQLASQQCYQRDAESPREVSETIERSVTPSKSSGFSSAWEKLLKEAPETSPPAPRSSDSAEPRTAEMPVESTTYQRDAESPREVSETIERSVAPSKSSGFSSAWEKLLREAPETSPPAPRSSDSAEPTSHFQLASQQSYQRDAESPREVSETTERSVAPSKSSGFSSAWEKLLREAPETSPPAPRSSDSAEPRTAEMPVESTTYQHDAESPREVDETIERSVAPSTSSGFSSAWEKLLKEAPETSPPAPKSSDSAEPRTAEMPVESTTYQRDAESPWEVSETIERSVAPSKSNGFSSAWEKLLKEAPETSPLAPKSSDSAEPRSHFQLASQQCYQRDAESPREVSETIERSVAPSKSSGFSSAWEKLLKEAPETSPPAPRSSDSAEPRTAEMPVESTTYQRDAESPREVSETIERSVAPSKSSGFSSAWEKLLREAPETSPPAPRSSDSAEPRTAEMPVESTTYQRDAESPREVSETIERSLAPSKAEYELFNINLQKLLKEVSEMAAPMLKNMDKIMQDKMQTRQSICVPYQQEKDHPQETEETIKTSFASTHTNFSEVSSSLEKLIKEASENSSPVSKQLHVQGKFQDPMSPSKKDTLSMTMPQPYYNALSNYHTEVKIGIKRETLEQNGKASVVDHVVNEVEASDLPKRNVTLHKREQRNMAPTYVPPLERETKTITIKLFKMNETIKTGESTSLVASENNSELKAPLKFRRASTPLKDESSSPQQEATQLCLTSHHDNEEKGDSSSLGSEFSDENSDLHSGTRSSTRSEEELNPVLMALKRSADRKMPSKSLEDIPSATSNEGKINIPKEELALSAEDVSTVPSQPDKLFLNPEKLKGLSKSVPSFLQEEVSGSLMSIYSGDFGNVDVKGNIQFAIDYVEQLNELHIFICQCKDLAVADVKQQRSDPYVKTYLLPEKYKLGKRKTSVKKKTFNPVYNEILRYKIEKAVLKNQRLNISVWHNDTFGRNSFLGEVELDLGTWDWNGKINKQINWFPLKPRASAMALELENRGEMKLALQYVPQPVGGKKTPSTGEVHIWVKECHDLPLRRGNRLNSFIKCTILPDTSRKSRQKTRTVAKTTNPVFNHTMVYDGFRPEDLREACVELTVWDHNKLANHFLGGLRIGLGTGKSYGTTVDWMDSTSAETALWEKMMNSPNTWIEDTLPLRMLMVAKLTK, encoded by the exons ATGTCAAAAGTATTAGATTGGTTTAAAAGAAGTTCTGGTGCTGGGGATAGGAAACCTAGGTCAGCAAGATTGCAAGGCAGGGAACCCAAAGAGGACGTGGACTTCTCAACCAGAACAGCAGTTCTTACTACAGAACATAGTGGGCCTAGCATGAATGGAAAAACACAAGTTATGGAAGAGTTACTATTTGGAAAGACTGAAAAACTGAAGAGTGTTTCACCTCCAGCATGTATTTTGGAAGACACACAGATGATAAAAGAGAGGAGGAAACCTAAGCAaggggaaaagaatgagaaagaaaatgacaaatcACTAACTGAATTTGACTctagaagagctgaagaaaaagaaTCTGGTCAAGAAATCATGCAACAAAATCAAAAATCAAGCCTCTTGGAACATCAAGAATACAAGCAACCACCTCAGAGTTGTGAATCAGAGAAGGCACtcagagaaaaaagaagtatAAGGGAGATTAGAGCAttctgggaaagggaaaaaactaTCCCCAGTCATGGAGAGAAAGAAGCTAGTGTCAGTATTAATGGATCAGATGGCAGCATGTTAAAAGGCCTCAGAGAAAGTGACAAAATAAAACCCACTGCAGTATACTTACCTAATGGATTGGATGATCAAAGCAACAGTATGTTACAAAGAAGTGAACTAAGTAATGAAAGCCAGGCTTTAAGAAATGAACACCAAAACTCTTTTGAGTTTGAGCCAGGGCATGCAGCTGAAAAACTAGAAAGAACACTTCCATCTGATGGTGAAGTTCCTGAATGTGCAAAACTGCCAAAAGTCAATAACTTACAGCCAAGAGTTCGTGTGACTTCATCCTCCCcagaaagcaaatataaagaTGAGAAAGAAATGTTTCAAAGAAAAGGTGTTTCTTGTTCCCAGGAGAAGCCCAACTTCAAggttttgtctttaaaagaaaaaatgaatgaaaagtcCAAGAATCACATTTCAAATCCTTCACAGTTTCAGAGTTTGAGAAAATTCTGGGATACTGGAGTGAAATTACAAAGTAGCACTGAGGGACACGTTTCTTTGCGAAATAATACTGGTTCAATAACCTACCAAAGAGAATCAAAGGAAGATAAAAAAGGCAGAGGTAACCTGAGCAAACAAGAGTTAATTCAAGAACAAACCCAAgcatctgagagagaaaaaacagagaaattaggTTCTGCAGTATGTAAACTGCCATTAGAATCTCCTACCCTTAAAGGTCTGAATTtgacacaaacaaaaaatacaaattctatCCAAGTGGTCAGAAAAGCATTTATCTCAAAACCCAAAGAAAAGGTGGGTGTTCCAAAGCAAGAAGCTaaagaatatttagaaaaaaatattgtttcaacAAAAGAACATCAGAACACATTTAATTCTCATTTACAGAAACTGCCTCAGGTTTCCTTGCAGCTGTTCCAATCACCTGATGATAAAGATGCCTTAAAACAGGAGGTGGCAGTAGATGGTCAGCTATGTTTATCTATAGAAACAGGGGAGAAGATGACTATTCCATCAGATGTTGATCTTCCTAAAGAGCCAGTCGAAAGTACGACCTATCAGCGTGATGCGGAGTCACCTCGGGAAGTCAGCGAGACCATAGAAAGGTCAGTCGCTCCATCCAAGTCCAGTGGATTCAGTTCTGCTTGGGAGAAGCTGCTGAAGGAGGCCCCTGAAACCTcacctcctgcaccaaggagttCAGACAGTGCAGAACCTAGGTCACACTTTCAACTGGCATCTCAGCAATCCTATCAGCGTGATGCGGAGTCACCTCGGGAAGTCAGCGAGACCATAGAAAGGTCAGTCGCTCCGTCCAAGTCCAGTGGATTCAGTTCTGCTTGGGAGAAGCTGCTGAGGGAGGCCCCTGAAACCTcacctcctgcaccaaggagttCAGACAGTGCAGAACCTAGGACTGCTGAGATGCCAGTTGAAAGTACGACCTATCAGCGTGATGCGGAGTCACCTCGGGAAGTCGACGAGACCATAGAAAGGTCAGTCGCTCCGTCCAAGTCCAGTGGATTCAGTTCTGCTTGGGAGAAGCTGCTGAAGGAGGCCCCTGAAACCTcacctcctgcaccaaggagttCAGACAGTGCAGAACCTAGGTCACACTTTCAACTGGCATCTCAGCAATCCTATCAGCGTGATGCGGAGTCACCTCGGGAAGTCAGCGAGACCATAGAAAGGTCAGTCGCTCCGTCCAAGTCCAGTGGATTCAGTTCTGCTTGGGAGAAGCTGCTGAGGGAGGCCCCTGAAACCTcacctcctgcaccaaggagttCAGACAGTGCAGAACCTAGGACTGCTGAGATGCCAGTTGAAAGTACGACCTATCAGCGTGATGCGGAGTCACCTCGGGAAGTCGACGAGACCATAGAAAGGTCAGTCGCTCCGTCCAAGTCCAGTGGATTCAGTTCTGCTTGGGAGAAGCTGCTGAAGGAGGCCCCTGAAACCTCACCTCCTGCACCAAAGAGTTCAGACAGTGCAGAACCTAGGACTGCTGAGATGCCAGTTGAAAGTACGACCTATCAGCGTGATGCAGAGTCACCTCGGGAAGTCAGCGAGACCATAGAAAGGTCAGTCGCTCCGTCCAAGTCCAGTGGATTCAGTTCTGCTTGGGAGAAGCTGCTGAGGGAGGCCCCTGAAACCTcacctcctgcaccaaggagttCAGACAGTGCAGAACCTACGTCGCACTTTCAACTGGCATCTCAGCAATCCTATCAGCGTGATGCGGAGTCACCTCGGGAAGTCGACGAGACCATAGAAAGGTCAGTCGCTCcctccaagtccagtggattCAGTTCTGCTTGGGAGAAGCTGCTGAAGGAGGCCCCTGAAACCTCACCTCCTGCACCAAAGAGTTCAGACAGTGCAGAACCTAGGACTGCTGAGATGCCAGTTGAAAGTACGACCTATCAGCGTGATGCAGAGTCACCTCGGGAAGTCAGCGAGACCATAGAAAGGTCAGTCGCTCCATCCAAGTCCAGTGGATTCAGTTCTGCTTGGGAGAAGCTGCTGAAGGAGGCCCCTGAAACCTCACCTCCTGCACCAAAGAGTTCAGACAGTGCAGAACCTAGGACTGCTGAGATGCCAGTTGAAAGTACGACCTATCAGCGTGATGCAGAGTCACCTCGGGAAGTCAGCGAGACCATAGAAAGGTCAGTCGCTCCATCCAAGTCCAATGGATTCAGTTCTGCTTGGGAGAAGCTGCTGAAGGAGGCCCCTGAAACCTCACCTCTTGCACCAAAGAGTTCAGACAGTGCAGAACCTAGGTCACACTTTCAACTGGCATCTCAGCAATGCTATCAGCGTGATGCGGAGTCACCTCGGGAAGTCAGCGAGACCATAGAAAGGTCAGTCACTCCATCCAAGTCCAGTGGATTCAGTTCTGCTTGGGAGAAGCTGCTGAAGGAGGCCCCTGAAACCTcacctcctgcaccaaggagttCAGACAGTGCAGAACCTAGGACTGCTGAGATGCCAGTTGAAAGTACGACCTATCAGCGTGATGCGGAGTCACCTCGGGAAGTCAGCGAGACCATAGAAAGGTCAGTCGCTCCATCCAAGTCCAGTGGATTCAGTTCTGCTTGGGAGAAGCTGCTGAGGGAGGCCCCTGAAACCTcacctcctgcaccaaggagttCAGACAGTGCAGAACCTACGTCGCACTTTCAACTGGCATCTCAGCAATCCTATCAGCGTGATGCGGAGTCACCTCGGGAAGTCAGCGAGACCACAGAAAGGTCAGTCGCTCCGTCCAAGTCCAGTGGATTCAGTTCTGCTTGGGAGAAGCTGCTGAGGGAGGCCCCTGAAACCTcacctcctgcaccaaggagttCAGACAGTGCAGAACCTAGGACTGCTGAGATGCCAGTTGAAAGTACGACCTATCAGCATGATGCGGAGTCACCTCGGGAAGTCGACGAGACCATAGAAAGGTCAGTCGCTCCATCCACGTCCAGTGGATTCAGTTCTGCTTGGGAGAAGCTGCTGAAGGAGGCCCCTGAAACCTCACCTCCTGCACCAAAGAGTTCAGACAGTGCAGAACCTAGGACTGCTGAGATGCCAGTTGAAAGTACGACCTATCAGCGTGATGCAGAGTCACCTTGGGAAGTCAGCGAGACCATAGAAAGGTCAGTCGCTCCATCCAAGTCCAATGGATTCAGTTCTGCTTGGGAGAAGCTGCTGAAGGAGGCCCCTGAAACCTCACCTCTTGCACCAAAGAGTTCAGACAGTGCAGAACCTAGGTCACACTTTCAACTGGCATCTCAGCAATGCTATCAGCGTGATGCGGAGTCACCTCGGGAAGTCAGCGAGACCATAGAAAGGTCAGTCGCTCCATCCAAGTCCAGTGGATTCAGTTCTGCTTGGGAGAAGCTGCTGAAGGAGGCCCCTGAAACCTcacctcctgcaccaaggagttCAGACAGTGCAGAACCTAGGACTGCTGAGATGCCAGTTGAAAGTACGACCTATCAGCGTGATGCAGAGTCACCTCGGGAAGTCAGCGAGACCATAGAAAGGTCAGTCGCTCCGTCCAAGTCCAGTGGATTCAGTTCTGCTTGGGAGAAGCTGCTGAGGGAGGCCCCTGAAACCTcacctcctgcaccaaggagttCAGACAGTGCAGAACCTAGGACTGCTGAGATGCCAGTGGAAAGTACGACCTATCAGCGTGATGCAGAGTCACCTCGGGAAGTCAGCGAGACCATAGAAAGGTCTCTTGCTCCATCCAAAGCTGAATAtgaattatttaatattaatttgcAGAAGCTTCTGAAAGAGGTCTCTGAAATGGCAGCTCCTATGCTGAAAAATATGGATAAGATAATGCAAGATAAAATGCAGACTAGGCAAAGTATATGTGTTCCATATCAGCAAGAAAAAGATCATCctcaagaaacagaagaaacaatcAAAACATCTTTTGCTTCAACTCATACAAACTTCAGTGAAGTCAGTAGTTCCCTAGAAAAGCTTATTAAGGAGGCATCTGAAAATTCATCTCCAGTATCCAAACAGTTACATGTACAAGGAAAGTTTCAGGATCCTATGTCTCCATCAAAAAAGGATACTCTGTCCATGACAATGCCACAGCCTTATTATAATGCTTTAAGTAACTATCATACAGAGGTGAAAATAGGTATCAAGAGGGAAACTTTGGAACAAAATGGCAAAGCTTCAGTAGTTGATCATGTAGTAAATGAAGTTGAAGCTTCTGATCTCCCTAAAAGAAATGTTACACTTCATAAAAGGGAACAGAGAAATATGGCTCCAACATATGTTCCCCCATTGGAAAGAGAGACCAAGACAATTACAATCAAGTTGTTCAAGATGaatgaaacaataaaaacagGCGAAAGCACATCCTTGGTTGCttctgaaaataattcagaattaaaaGCACCATTGAAATTCAGAAGAGCAAGCACACCTCTTAAAGACGAGAGTAGTTCCCCCCAGCAAGAAGCAACACAACTCTGCCTAACATCTCATCATGACAATGAAGAGAAAGGTGACAGCTCAAGCTTGGGATCTGAGTTTTCAGATGAAAATTCAGATCTCCACTCTGGAACCAGAAGTTCAACTC GTTCAGAAGAAGAATTAAACCCTGTTTTGATGGCTTTGAAAAGGAGTGCAGATAGGAAAATGCCTTCCAAAAGTCTAGAGGACATTCCATCAGCCACCTCAA atgaaggaaaaataaatattccaaagGAAGAATTAGCTCTTAGTGCTGAAGATG tttCCACAGTGCCTTCACAGCCCGATAAGCTCTTTTTGAATCCTGAAAAACTCAAAGGACTGAGCAAGTCAGTACCATCGTTCCTACAGGAAGAG GTGAGCGGAAGTCTAATGAGCATCTATAGTGGAGATTTTGGCAATGTGGATGTGAAGGGGAACATTCAGTTTGCTATTGATTATGTAGAACAGCTGAACGAGCTCCACATTTTTATTTGCCAATGTAAAGACTTGGCAGTGGCAGATGTTAAGCAACAGCGTTCAGACCC GTATGTAAAGACTTACCTGCTTCCAGAAAAATACAAGCTGGGCAAACGGAAGAcctctgtgaaaaagaaaactttcaatcCAGTCTATAATGAAATACTGCGG TATAAAATTGAGAAGGCTGTCCTAAAGAACCAAAGGCTCAATATCTCCGTCTGGCACAATGATACCTTTGGGAGGAATAGTTTCCTTGGTGAAGTGGAGCTAGATTTAGGAACCTGGGACTGGAATGGTAAAATAAACAAGCAGATCAACTGGTTTCCACTTAAGCCAAGG GCTTCAGCAATGGCTCTTGAACTAGAAAACAGAGGGGAGATGAAACTAGCCCTCCAGTATGTTCCACAGCCTGTTGGAG gaaaaaagactcCATCCACCGGTGAGGTCCACATCTGGGTGAAGGAATGCCATGACCTTCCTCTTCGGAGGGGCAACAGGCTCAACTCTTTTATTAAGTG TACCATTCTTCCAGATACTAGCAGGAAAAGTCGCCAGAAAACAAGAACAGTGGCAAAAACTACAAACCCAGTATTCAACCACACCATGGTCTATGATGGCTTTAGGCCAGAAGACTTGAGAGAAGCCTGCGTAGAACTCACGGTCTGGGATCACAACAAACTAGCCAACCACTTTTTGGGAGGTCTCAGGATAGGCCTTGGAACAG GCAAAAGCTATGGAACTACAGTAGATTGGATGGATTCTACTTCAGCTGAAACTGCCCTGTGGGAGAAGATGATGAACTCGCCAAACACATGGATAGAAGATACACTACCTCTCAGGATGCTAATGGTTGCAAAATTGACAAAATAA